TTCGCTGGCGAGTATGCAGCCCATGCCAAGCATGATCCAAACTCATGGGAGGCAGCCCTTTCTGAGGCAGCTTTCATGACAGGTTTGGAGCGTAATGCAGACGTGGTTTACCAGGCAACCTATGCCCCACTCTTCGCTCATGTAGAAGGCTGGCAATGGCGTCCGGACCTCATCTGGTTCGATAACCTCAGTTCTGTGCGTTCAGCCAACTATTATGTTCAGCAGCTCTATGGACTCAACAAGGGAACTCATGTGTTGAAGCTTACCGAGAACGGCAAGGCTGTAGCTGGCGAGAATGGCCTCTATGCCACCGCTTGTTTCGACAAGCGCACCAAGAGCTACATCGTGAAGATTGCCAATACCTCTAACGAGGAGAAGGAAATCAACGTAACCTTTAATGGTATCAAGAAGTTGAACCCAGGTAAGGTAACCGTTCTCCATGCCGACGATATTCAGGCAGAGAACAAAATAGACAACAAGAACGTGGTTGTTCCTGTTGTATCAGATGCTCAGGCTAACGGCAACGTCTTGAATGTGAAGATGAAGGCGAACAGCTTTGTAGTATATAGATTTTAGTTAAGTTTATGTTATATAGTGTATTACCGTTAAGGTAGAAAGATGGCGAATCCCTTGCAGCAGAGATGTTGCAAGGGATTTTTCTTCACTAAAACGATGACTTGTTTTTATTAACGGCTTCTCAATAGGGATAATGCATAGAGAGGCAGTATGGTGACATGCCTTATGGCATCATCGTCCTGCTTGTCAATGTAATCAAATGATCCAAAATTCTCTAAGGAACAACGGAAGGCTTCGGTGAGCTTTTTCTCTCTCATGAATAGCCAGAGACTCTTCATGCCGCCCTGAGTGCCCGATTTGATTTCGATAGGGGTAATCTTCATGTTGTGGATTTCCAGATAGTCTATCTCGGCAACACTCTTCCCCTTCTGCTCCCAATAAAACATCTTCTGGCGCTGGATGCATGGTTTGTAGCGCATCATCTCGAGTCCGGCAACCATTTCTGTTACACCTCCCTTATTGACAAGTTCCTGAGGTGTGCCGGCTAAAATAAGTTCTATGAGCTGCTGAGACAGGTCGCCTTCCAATTGAAGCACAGCTAACAGTAATCCTGGGTCCAGAAAGAGAACCTTCATGCTTTTCTCGTCAGCTTCCGCATCCAGCGGAATACCATTGCCCGAGGTAGCAACCACAGGAGTAACGATTCCTGCAAGTGTCAACAGGCGGAGGGCTTCTCTGATTTGTGAACTCTGATAATCTGCTGATATTTGCTTGTATGTCAACTTCTCTCCTGCCTGATGACAGATGCCACGCATCGTTGTGCGCAGTAAATCTGGGTTGACTCTCTTTTTATACTTGCTGAAATCATCTTCGTATGTCAGTATGATGTCTTCCTGGATGTTTCTGCATCGGTTGAAATCGTGTGTCTTGGTCCATGCCAGAACAGATTCCGGCATGCCTCCTACAAGCAGGTAGGTGCGGAAGTATTCCACGAGTTTATCATGGAAGGCTTGATCTAAAGACTGGTTTCCGTATGCTTCATTTCGGAGAAGGATGAGCCCTTCTTCGTGATTGGCATACAGAAATTCATCGAAAGTCATCGGATACATGAAGAGCGAGTGAATCCTTCCTACTCCAAAAGTAGGGAGTTCCTGAAGCGTAAATTCCAGAAGTGATCCTGCGGCTATGACATGCAGCTCAGGATAATCTTCCTTGAAGAAGCGTAGTGCCATGATGGCTTCAGGGCATTCCTGGATTTCATCGAGAAAGAGAAGCGTCTTACCTGCTTCTACAGGGACATTGATATAACTACTGATTTTTTTAGCAATCAATCGTACGTCAATATCCCCCTGGAAGAAGGTTTTGATTGCCTTGTTACGTTCGAAGTTTACCTCGGCGAAATACTCGAATTGCTTTCCAAAGTTTTTAACTGCTGATGACTTTCCAACCTGTCGGGCACCACGAAGCAGCAAGGGTTTCCGCATGGAATCTTCCTTCCAGGCGATGAGTTCTGAATCTATGTTTCTATGTATATATTCTGTCATAACCGTAACTCTTTGAATAACAGGTGCAAATATAGTAAAAATACTCAAATCCGAGAAATAAATCGCGTTAAAATACTCAAATCCGAGAAATAATCGGCGGTAAAATACTCAAATCCGAGAAATAATATGCATGAATCAATCTTTAGCACAAAGTTTGCACACCTCCCAGAGGTGGTTATAGTGGTTGCGGTTACAGAAGTTACTAACACATTTCTGCAGGGCATTTTTTGGGTGGTATCAGAAAAAAGTCGTATCTAGACACTAAAGATTTTTTAAAACTGGAATAGTAGACACTTCTTTTTAGCCTTTTAAATCAACTCAAAGCCGTATTTTATGATACTTCTCCTTATTTCATGATACATCGATGATGTTTTTTTTGTAAAGATATTAGTAAGTACTTGATGTTGAAACTTATAACTACAATCTTTGCTTACCATAGATTATTCAATAAGATTTATCATCTTTAGGAATGTTCTGTATTTTTGTTATTATAGCAGAGATTGGCAAACTATTATATAATACCACATTTAATGCTTTCTTTAACGGAAAAAGTTATTTTGAGGCGATTTTTTGCGATTTAAGACCCTCGAAAATGGCGAAATAATGAAGCTGAAATGCAAAAATCAAGTGCCCCAAATGCAGTTTTGGGGGCGATTTAGTAAAGGAATTCAACAAAATGGCAAGCAAGAAAAGGATGATAAGCATGGATTTTCTAAGAATTGAAGAGACAGGAGAATAAGAGAAGAAGAATTTTAGGAGGGTAAACAGACAGTCTAAACGACCATATAACATACTGATAATCAATACTTTCATTTTAGTCTTATACATTAAATCGCTTGTCATAAAGAAAATAAAATCCGGTCATTAATGCCCGGTCATTTTCGGTCATTAAGATTTTCGGGGCGCAAAAAAATGGCTATAATATAATATTAAATTTAATATTGACCGGATTGATTTTTCTTAATGACCGATAATGACCGGTCACTAATGACCAGATGCTTGCTTACCATTTGTATCTTTTCACTTACCCTTGGAAGGCTATTTTCACAAGATTCCGGAAAATT
This is a stretch of genomic DNA from Segatella hominis. It encodes these proteins:
- a CDS encoding ATP-binding protein, coding for MTEYIHRNIDSELIAWKEDSMRKPLLLRGARQVGKSSAVKNFGKQFEYFAEVNFERNKAIKTFFQGDIDVRLIAKKISSYINVPVEAGKTLLFLDEIQECPEAIMALRFFKEDYPELHVIAAGSLLEFTLQELPTFGVGRIHSLFMYPMTFDEFLYANHEEGLILLRNEAYGNQSLDQAFHDKLVEYFRTYLLVGGMPESVLAWTKTHDFNRCRNIQEDIILTYEDDFSKYKKRVNPDLLRTTMRGICHQAGEKLTYKQISADYQSSQIREALRLLTLAGIVTPVVATSGNGIPLDAEADEKSMKVLFLDPGLLLAVLQLEGDLSQQLIELILAGTPQELVNKGGVTEMVAGLEMMRYKPCIQRQKMFYWEQKGKSVAEIDYLEIHNMKITPIEIKSGTQGGMKSLWLFMREKKLTEAFRCSLENFGSFDYIDKQDDDAIRHVTILPLYALSLLRSR